One Streptomyces dangxiongensis genomic window, CCCGTCCCGAGCAGGAACTGACCGTGCTGGTGCAGGTCGGCGTGGGCTACGACTCCGACCTGGAGCACGTCGAGCGGGTGACCGCGGAGGTGGTCGCGGAGGTCATGACGGACGTCACGGGCGCCGTCCCCGACCACGAACCCGCCATCCGCTTCCACACCTTCGGCGACTCGCGGATCGGCTTCACGGTGATCCTCGGCGTGGGCGAGTTCAGCGACCAGTACCGGGTCAAGCACGAGTTCATCAAGCGCCTGCACCGCCGCTACCGCGAGGAGGGCATCCGCATCCCGGCTCCCACCCGCACGGTGGCCCTCCAGCAGGGCTCGGTGGTCATCCCGCAGCAGCGCAGCGGGGAGGAGACGACCCCGGAGTCCGCCCGGACCGAGTAGCACCGGTTCAGGGCGGAACTCCGGCGCCGCCTCCCGTACGGCACTACGTCCGGGTCCCCGGTGCGGTGGCCGGGGTGTCGCCGGCCCGGGACGGGGCCGGGGTCCGCGGGAGCAGGGCGCCCGCGGCGAGGCCGCCCAGACCGATCACGGCGAGCGTGATCATGGCGACGGCGTACGCGCCCTTGGTGAGTCCGGCGACGAGGATGGTCCCGGCGATCGCCGTGCCGAAGGACGAGCCGAGGTTGGACACGCTGCGGGACAGGCCGGAGATCTCGCCCTGCCGCTCCTCCGGGAAGCTCGACTGGACGACGTTCACCGACGGCGTCAGCATCAGGCCCAGGCCGAGTCCGACGAGGAGCAGTCCGGGAACGAACGCCCAGGCCGTGGAGAAGCTGGCGGCCAGGCCGACCAGTACCCCCACGCCCGCGACGGCGACCACGAACCCGCTCGTGATCAGCGCCCGCTGGGACCGCCGCCGGGCCAGCGCCGCGGCGGACAGCGACGTCACGAGCAGGCCGAGCGTGGCCGCCGTGAAGATCACGCCGGTCTGGATGGCGTCGTAGCCGCGGACCACCTGGAGGTAGGCGGCCACCGTGAACGATGTGCCCATGAGCAGCAGCCACTGCACGTTCTGCGTGATCAGTCCGAGGTTGGAGGTGCGATTGCGGAACAGGCCGAGCGACAGCAGCGGTTCCCTGCCGGCCCGCTCCTTGGCGCGCGACGAGCGGAGGAACCAGCCGAGGACGAGGACGCCGAGGACGATCAGGCCGATCATCAGCCAGATGTTGTTGTCCGCCGCCAGGATGCCCATGACGACCAGGATCAGGCCCGCCGCGGACAGGACCGCCCCCGAGGTGTCGAAGGAACGGCCGGGGTCCGGCGGCAGCGGGTCCTCGATACGGCGGCTCAGCCAGACGATCACCGCGATGACGAGCGCTTGGAACACGAAGGCCGCGCGCCAGCTTATGCCGGTGGTGATGAGCCCGCCGATCAGCGGTCCCGCCGCGGCCCCGATGCCGCCGAGCGCCATGATGATGCCGAACGCGCGGGCGCGGGAGGTCAGGTCCGGGTAGAGCAGTGTGGTGAGGATGTAGACGGGCGGGATGAGCAGGGCGGTGCCGACGCCCTCCAGGACGGAGTTGCCGAGGATGAGGACACCGAGTCCCGGGGACGCCGCGCTCAGCAGCGCGCCGACGCCGTAGACCACGAGTCCGACGACGAAGCAGCGCTTGCGGCCGTAGCGGTCGGTGAGTTTGCCGCCGGGGATCATCAGCGCGGCCATGACCAGCAGGAAGACCGTGATGGCCACTTGGACGCCCTGGACGGTGGTGTCGAGGTCCTCGCTGATGTCGTTGATCATCACGTTCATGTTGGAGCCGGCGAAGCTGCAGATGAACTGGGCGAGGGCCAGCGCGGCGAGTATCCGCCGCTGCTCCGGCGGCGGCTGTGTCGGCCCGGCCCTGTCAGTCACCCGCGCTCTCCTTTCCCGTGGCCCCGTCGCGCGCCGTGAGGCCCTGGATGGCGGAATGCCGGGCAGTGTCGGTGCCGGCTCCGGTCGTGGCCTGGCCCAGTTCCTCGTCGAGGGCCATGGCCGCGGTGACCAGGGCGAGGTGCGTGAACGCCTGGGGGAAGTTGCCGAGTTGCTCCCCCGACGGGCCGATCTCCTCGGCGAACAGGCCGACGTGGTTGGCGTAGGTGAGCATCTTGTCGAAGGCGTACCGGGCCTGGTGGAGCCGGCCGCTGCGGGCGAGCGCCTCGACGTAGAAGAAGCTGCACAGGTTGAACGTGCCCTCGGAACCGCGCAGTCCGTCGGGCGAGGCCGCCGGGTCGTACCGGTAGACCAGGCTGTCGCTGACCAGCTCCCCGTCCATGGCGTCGAGGGTGCTGATCCAGTCGGGGTCCCTCGGCGAGAGGAAGCCGACCCGGGGCATCAGCAACAGCGAGGCGTCCAGGACGTCGGTGTCGAAGTGCTGGACGAAGGCCTGCCGCTTGTCGTGCCAGCCCCGCTCGATGATCTGCCGGAAGACGGTGTCCCGGACGGCCGTCCAGCGCGCGGTGTCGGCGGGGCGGGAGAACTGCGTGGCGGCCCGTATGCCCCGGTCGAACGCCACCCAGGTCATCAGCCGGCTGTAGGTGAAGTCCTGCCGGCCGCCCCGGGTCTCCCAGATGCCCTCGTCCGGCCGGTCCCAGTTGTCGGCCAGCCAGTCCAGTACGCCGCTCAGCGCCTTCCAGCCGCGCACCGCGCCGACGTCCCCGCCGACCATGAGGGCGTCCGAGGCCTCGCCGTAGATGTCCAACTGGAGCTGGTCGACGGCCGCGTTGCCCGCCCGTACCGGCCGTGACCCTTGGTAGCCCTCCAGGTGGTCGAGGATCTCCTCGCCCAGGTGGGGCTCACCGTCCACCCGGTACATGATCTGCAAAGGGTCGCCCGAGGCGGTGCCGCCGGCCTCGACACGGTCACGCAGCCAGCGCCGGAAGGCGTACGCCTCCGCCTCGAAACCCAGGTCGGTCAGGGCGCCCACGGACAGCGAACCGTCCCGTACCCAGGTGTAGCGGTAGTCCCAGTTGCGTTCGCCGCCGACCTGCTCGGGCAGTCCCATGGTGGCGGCGGCGATGGGCGCGCCCGTCGGCGCGTAGGTGAGCAGTTTGAGGGTGATGGCCGAACGGTTCACCATGTCCTGCCAGCGCCCGTGGTAGGTGCACGAGCGCAGCCAGGACAGCCAGTACAGGCGGCACTCCTCGACCTCCTGGGCGATTCCGGGCAGCGCCGGGGCGGCCGGAGCGGGTGCGCCGGCCGCCGCGCTGGTCAGCACGAAAGCGGCGGCCTGCCCGGCGCCGAGGGTGAACCGTGCAGTGACGTCGGCGCCGTCGGCCCGCAGCGGGGCCCCGGCGGTGGACTGGACGTGCAGGTCGGTGCCCGGTCCGCGCAGGACGGCCTGATGGTCGTCGGTGACGCCGAGCGTGTGCGGAACCCGCCCGTAGTCGAAGCGCGGCCTGCACATGAAGGTGAAGGGCAGGCTGCCCCGCACGACCCGGGCGATCCGGATCAGGCGGTGCCGGTCGGTGGGCGTCGGGGAGTCGACGGGGGGCATGAAGTCGGCTACCTCGCCGACACCCCCGGGCCCCATGAACCGGGTGATCAGGATCGCCGTGTCGGACAGGTAGAGCTGACGGACCGACACGTGGCCGTCGAGGCCGTCCACGGCGAGCCGGCAGTGTCCGCCGCGCTCGCTGTCCAGCAGCGAGGCGAAGACGCTGGGCGAGTCGAAGCGGGGGGTGCACCACCAGTCGACGGTGCCGCCGGACGACACCAGGGCCGCCGTCTGGAGGTCACCCACCAGCCCGTGCTCCGCGATGGGCGGATACCGGTCCATCGTCTCTCCTCCCGGTCCCCGCTACCGGCTCACGGCCGAGTCGTCGTCCTCGACCACGCACAGGGCCCAGATGATGAACCCGGAGAGCGCGATCAGCACGATCGACCACAGCGGGTAGTACGGCAGCGAGAGGAAGTTGGCGATGATGACCAGTCCGGCGATGACGATCCCGGACACGCGTGCCCATGTCGCCCGCCCCAGCAGGCCGAAGCCCACGATCACCGCGATCACGCCCAGGATCAGGTGGATCCAGCCCCAGCTCGTGAGGTTGAACTTGAAGACGTAGTTGGGCGTCGAGACGAAGACGTCGTCGTGGGCGATCGCCATGATGCCCCGGAACACGGCGAGCAGTCCGGCGATCGACAGCATGACCCCGGCGAAGGAGGTCAGGCCGCCCGCCCAAGCCTGCCTGGCGGAGCGGGTGTGGGCACCGGTGGGATGTGTCGCGGTCATGCTGTGTCCTCGATTCATTGCCGTGGGCGCCGCTCAGCGCCCGGAGACGGTGGATACGCTGTCGGGGCCACGGGCCGGTCCGGCGCCGCTCAGGACCAGCTCCTTGGCCCTGCGGAACTCGTCGTCGGTGATGTCACCGCGGGAGCGCATCTCGGACAGCTTGGTGAGTTCGTCGGCGTGGCTGGGCTGTGGCATGCCGGACTGCGCGGTCTGCCGTACGTAGGAGTCGACGGCCTCCTGCCGGGCGCGCGCGTCCGCAACCTCGCGCTCGCCCATGCCCCTGCCGCGGGCGATCAGGTAGACGAAGACACCCAGGAAGGGCAGCACGCAGACGAACAGCGTCCAGCCGGCCTTGGCCCAGCCGTTCAGGCCGTCGTCGCGGAAGATGTCGACGATGATCCGGAACAGCAGGACGAACCACAGGATCCACAGGAAGAACACCAGCATGGTCCAGAAGGCGCTCAGCAGTGGATAGTCGTACGCGAGATAGGTCTGCGCGCTCATGTCTCTCCTCCGTCCGGGGCGCCGGCACCTACGGTTCGCCGGGCCGGCTTCAGCCGCTTTCAGCGTGCACACGACGAGGGGGCCCGTCCTCACCCGGAGCGGGTGAGCGTGTCCGCGAGGGGTCAGGCGGTGGGGTCGTGCGCGCCCGGCAGCGTGCCGCCGCTCCTGCGCAGCGCGGCCCGCCAGGCGAAGGCGATACCCAGCTCGACCAGGCCCAGCAGCACGAGCCACAGACCGAGCAGGCGGGTCAGCGCGCGGGCCGACTCGGCGGGCAGCGCCAGCACCACGATCCCGGCGACGATGCCGAGCAGCGCGGCACCCAGGACCACGCCCCGGTGCGGCAGCTCCCTGACGGCGATCGCCGTGTAGAGCGTGAGGACACCGGACGCCAGCCAGACGAGTCCGACGATCAGCGACAGGGCGGCGACGGTCTGCATCGGGTTGCGCAGGCAGAGCACGCCGGCCAGGACGTACAGCACCGCGGCCAGCAGTCCGGGCAGCCGTTCCCCGTGCTCCTCCCGCGCGAACGCCGTCACGAACCGGAACGCGCCGTTGAGCAGCAGGCACAGGCCGAGGATCACCGCCAGGACGTGCAGCGTCTCGTCCGGCCAGCCGAGGATCAGCACGCCCGGCACGAGCGTGACGACCGCCGCTCCCAGGGTCCAGGTCCAGGAGCGGGCGATCACCGTCATGGTCTCGGTGGGGCCGGTGGCCGTCCCGTCGGACAGATACGAATGTCCAGTCCGCGGCGCCTGTCCACGCGACTCGGTCATGGCTCCTCCTCGCATGTCCCTGACCGGGCCGCCCCCGGATCCCCGACAGGACGGCACACGGCCCCTCGGTTCAACAGCCTGGCCGAGGGGCCGGTGCGCCGGATCACCCACCGCGGGTGATCCTCGCGATCCCGTCCGGGCCGGTTCGGGCGGTGGGCCGGGCCGTGGCGGTGCTCACTCCGGCAGTTGCCGCATCTCCACGACCCGCAGTCCGAGCGACCGGCAGCGGTTGAGCAGCCCGTAGAGGTGTGCCTCGTCGATGACGTGACCGA contains:
- a CDS encoding MFS transporter; its protein translation is MTDRAGPTQPPPEQRRILAALALAQFICSFAGSNMNVMINDISEDLDTTVQGVQVAITVFLLVMAALMIPGGKLTDRYGRKRCFVVGLVVYGVGALLSAASPGLGVLILGNSVLEGVGTALLIPPVYILTTLLYPDLTSRARAFGIIMALGGIGAAAGPLIGGLITTGISWRAAFVFQALVIAVIVWLSRRIEDPLPPDPGRSFDTSGAVLSAAGLILVVMGILAADNNIWLMIGLIVLGVLVLGWFLRSSRAKERAGREPLLSLGLFRNRTSNLGLITQNVQWLLLMGTSFTVAAYLQVVRGYDAIQTGVIFTAATLGLLVTSLSAAALARRRSQRALITSGFVVAVAGVGVLVGLAASFSTAWAFVPGLLLVGLGLGLMLTPSVNVVQSSFPEERQGEISGLSRSVSNLGSSFGTAIAGTILVAGLTKGAYAVAMITLAVIGLGGLAAGALLPRTPAPSRAGDTPATAPGTRT
- a CDS encoding glycoside hydrolase family 15 protein; protein product: MDRYPPIAEHGLVGDLQTAALVSSGGTVDWWCTPRFDSPSVFASLLDSERGGHCRLAVDGLDGHVSVRQLYLSDTAILITRFMGPGGVGEVADFMPPVDSPTPTDRHRLIRIARVVRGSLPFTFMCRPRFDYGRVPHTLGVTDDHQAVLRGPGTDLHVQSTAGAPLRADGADVTARFTLGAGQAAAFVLTSAAAGAPAPAAPALPGIAQEVEECRLYWLSWLRSCTYHGRWQDMVNRSAITLKLLTYAPTGAPIAAATMGLPEQVGGERNWDYRYTWVRDGSLSVGALTDLGFEAEAYAFRRWLRDRVEAGGTASGDPLQIMYRVDGEPHLGEEILDHLEGYQGSRPVRAGNAAVDQLQLDIYGEASDALMVGGDVGAVRGWKALSGVLDWLADNWDRPDEGIWETRGGRQDFTYSRLMTWVAFDRGIRAATQFSRPADTARWTAVRDTVFRQIIERGWHDKRQAFVQHFDTDVLDASLLLMPRVGFLSPRDPDWISTLDAMDGELVSDSLVYRYDPAASPDGLRGSEGTFNLCSFFYVEALARSGRLHQARYAFDKMLTYANHVGLFAEEIGPSGEQLGNFPQAFTHLALVTAAMALDEELGQATTGAGTDTARHSAIQGLTARDGATGKESAGD
- a CDS encoding DUF7144 family membrane protein, with translation MTATHPTGAHTRSARQAWAGGLTSFAGVMLSIAGLLAVFRGIMAIAHDDVFVSTPNYVFKFNLTSWGWIHLILGVIAVIVGFGLLGRATWARVSGIVIAGLVIIANFLSLPYYPLWSIVLIALSGFIIWALCVVEDDDSAVSR
- a CDS encoding SHOCT domain-containing protein; the protein is MSAQTYLAYDYPLLSAFWTMLVFFLWILWFVLLFRIIVDIFRDDGLNGWAKAGWTLFVCVLPFLGVFVYLIARGRGMGEREVADARARQEAVDSYVRQTAQSGMPQPSHADELTKLSEMRSRGDITDDEFRRAKELVLSGAGPARGPDSVSTVSGR
- a CDS encoding HdeD family acid-resistance protein, with translation MTESRGQAPRTGHSYLSDGTATGPTETMTVIARSWTWTLGAAVVTLVPGVLILGWPDETLHVLAVILGLCLLLNGAFRFVTAFAREEHGERLPGLLAAVLYVLAGVLCLRNPMQTVAALSLIVGLVWLASGVLTLYTAIAVRELPHRGVVLGAALLGIVAGIVVLALPAESARALTRLLGLWLVLLGLVELGIAFAWRAALRRSGGTLPGAHDPTA